The following proteins are co-located in the Solea senegalensis isolate Sse05_10M linkage group LG12, IFAPA_SoseM_1, whole genome shotgun sequence genome:
- the si:ch73-335m24.2 gene encoding protein eva-1 homolog C isoform X1 translates to MTVPWIFGLAFCLLALRIHMTHEAPDFSHYLQSILKNHTAHACEGSTLTIECPFRTSVAVLSAFYGRRVPNQYLCPSANANATVEEEDTACTSPVAIEKVMSECQDRHSCHIPVFSPVFGQDPCPLTSKYLLVSYKCRPEHHRTRLVCENERLRLMCKNETVLAIYSATFGHLLHGSPYCPQEPASHTDMECLSPLALRKVSRRCHGRANCSVLADIQTFGDPCFPGTRKHLRVSFTCVPQYLLEDVGRGSVDPFLISDYTHGGWYTGPTYRPQNVLLTNSLEIFEKIWGLPEKVALYFVSGICAGLVFLLCLFGLRSTLVRDVKDLVFELKESRKERKELMVDLYDDEISDTSSFCRLTKSHHTTDIFSPSTLALEMVDRGLEQRRDLPNGDIWPHEDSSPYAIHMIKTYNN, encoded by the exons ATGACAGTACCATGGATTTTCGGCTTGGCTTTCTGCCTTCTGGCTCTGAGGATACACATGACACACGAAGCCCCTGACTTCTCTC ACTATCTTCAATCCATTTTGAAGAACCACACGGCTCATGCATGCGAGGGAAGCACACTCACCATCGAGTGTCCCTTCAGGACGTCCGTGGCCGTCTTGTCTGCTTTCTATGGACGACGTGTTCCTAATCAGTATCTATGTCCCTCCGCAAACGCTAACGcgacagtggaggaggaggacacagccTGCACCTCACCTGTTGCTATCGAG AAAGTTATGTCCGAGTGTCAGGATCGGCATTCCTGTCACATCCCAGTCTTCAGTCCAGTTTTTGGACAGGACCCATGTCCACTCACCAGCAAGTACCTCCTAGTCTCCTACAAGTGCAGACCAG aacacCATCGCACAAGACTGGTGTGTGAAAATGAGCGTCTGAGGCTGATGTGTAAAAATGAGACTGTCCTCGCCATCTACTCTGCCACATTTGGACACCTTCTGCACGGCAGTCCCTACTGTCCTCAGGAACCTGCATCACACACTGACATGG AGTGTCTGTCACCTTTGGCTCTGAGGAAGGTGTCGCGCAGATGTCACGGTCGAGCCAACTGTTCAGTCCTGGCTGACATTCAGACCTTTGGGGACCCGTGTTTCCCCGGCACCAGGAAACACCTGCGGGTCTCCTTCACTTGTG TTCCTCAGTATCTCCTGGAAGACGTGGGTCGAGGGTCAGTGGATCCGTTCTTGATTTCGGACTACACGCACG GTGGATGGTACACTGGCCCCACCTACAGGCCTCAAAATGTGCTCTTAACCAACTCTCTGGAGATCTTTGAAAAAATATGGG GTCTACCAGAGAAGGTGGCTCTGTACTTTGTGTCTGGCATTTGTGCCGGTCTGGTTTTCCTGCTCTGTCTGTTTGGCCTGCGCTCCACGCTAGTGAGAGACGTCAAAGATCTGGTTTTCGAGCTGAAAGAATCTCGCAAGGAGCGCAAGGAGCTCATGGTGGACCTTTACGACGACGAGATCTCGGACACGTCGTCCTTCTGTCGTCTCACAAAGTCCCACCACACGACGGACATCTTCAGCCCATCCACGCTCGCACTAGAGATGGTTGATCGTGGGCTGGAGCAGAGGCGGGACCTGCCCAACGGAGACATTTGGCCACATGAAGACTCCAGCCCTTACGCCATTCACATGATTAAAACCTACAATAATTGA
- the si:ch73-335m24.2 gene encoding protein eva-1 homolog C isoform X2 — protein MTVPWIFGLAFCLLALRIHMTHEAPDFSHYLQSILKNHTAHACEGSTLTIECPFRTSVAVLSAFYGRRVPNQYLCPSANANATVEEEDTACTSPVAIEKVMSECQDRHSCHIPVFSPVFGQDPCPLTSKYLLVSYKCRPEHHRTRLVCENERLRLMCKNETVLAIYSATFGHLLHGSPYCPQEPASHTDMECLSPLALRKVSRRCHGRANCSVLADIQTFGDPCFPGTRKHLRVSFTCVPQYLLEDVGRGSVDPFLISDYTHGLPEKVALYFVSGICAGLVFLLCLFGLRSTLVRDVKDLVFELKESRKERKELMVDLYDDEISDTSSFCRLTKSHHTTDIFSPSTLALEMVDRGLEQRRDLPNGDIWPHEDSSPYAIHMIKTYNN, from the exons ATGACAGTACCATGGATTTTCGGCTTGGCTTTCTGCCTTCTGGCTCTGAGGATACACATGACACACGAAGCCCCTGACTTCTCTC ACTATCTTCAATCCATTTTGAAGAACCACACGGCTCATGCATGCGAGGGAAGCACACTCACCATCGAGTGTCCCTTCAGGACGTCCGTGGCCGTCTTGTCTGCTTTCTATGGACGACGTGTTCCTAATCAGTATCTATGTCCCTCCGCAAACGCTAACGcgacagtggaggaggaggacacagccTGCACCTCACCTGTTGCTATCGAG AAAGTTATGTCCGAGTGTCAGGATCGGCATTCCTGTCACATCCCAGTCTTCAGTCCAGTTTTTGGACAGGACCCATGTCCACTCACCAGCAAGTACCTCCTAGTCTCCTACAAGTGCAGACCAG aacacCATCGCACAAGACTGGTGTGTGAAAATGAGCGTCTGAGGCTGATGTGTAAAAATGAGACTGTCCTCGCCATCTACTCTGCCACATTTGGACACCTTCTGCACGGCAGTCCCTACTGTCCTCAGGAACCTGCATCACACACTGACATGG AGTGTCTGTCACCTTTGGCTCTGAGGAAGGTGTCGCGCAGATGTCACGGTCGAGCCAACTGTTCAGTCCTGGCTGACATTCAGACCTTTGGGGACCCGTGTTTCCCCGGCACCAGGAAACACCTGCGGGTCTCCTTCACTTGTG TTCCTCAGTATCTCCTGGAAGACGTGGGTCGAGGGTCAGTGGATCCGTTCTTGATTTCGGACTACACGCACG GTCTACCAGAGAAGGTGGCTCTGTACTTTGTGTCTGGCATTTGTGCCGGTCTGGTTTTCCTGCTCTGTCTGTTTGGCCTGCGCTCCACGCTAGTGAGAGACGTCAAAGATCTGGTTTTCGAGCTGAAAGAATCTCGCAAGGAGCGCAAGGAGCTCATGGTGGACCTTTACGACGACGAGATCTCGGACACGTCGTCCTTCTGTCGTCTCACAAAGTCCCACCACACGACGGACATCTTCAGCCCATCCACGCTCGCACTAGAGATGGTTGATCGTGGGCTGGAGCAGAGGCGGGACCTGCCCAACGGAGACATTTGGCCACATGAAGACTCCAGCCCTTACGCCATTCACATGATTAAAACCTACAATAATTGA
- the clic2 gene encoding chloride intracellular channel protein 2, whose amino-acid sequence MALRQNSDKEPTIELFIKAGHDGENVGNCPFCQRLFMVLWLKGVKFTVTTVDMRKKPAELKDLAPGTNPPFLLFNGTLKTDFIKIEEFLEQTLAPPRYPHLSPLNKESFDVGADIFAKFSAFIKNSPNNAIQEKNLLREFKRLDNYLNSPLPEEIDHNSRETIGISKRKFLDGDRLTLADCNLLPKLHVIRVAAKKYCDFDIPRQFTGVWRYLENASDRDEFKQTCPADIEIEKAYFSVASKRN is encoded by the exons ATGGCACTGCGGCAGAACTCTGACAAAGAGCCAACCATTGAGTTGTTCATTAAG GCTGGACACGACGGCGAGAACGTGGGGAACTGTCCCTTCTGCCAAAGGCTCTTCATGGTCCTGTGGCTGAAGGGAGTGAAGTTTACAGTGACCACAGTTGACATGAGGAA GAAGCCGGCAGAGCTCAAGGACCTGGCTCCAGGGACGAAccctccttttctcctcttcaaTGGCACACTCAAAACAGACTTCATCAAGATCGAGGAGTTCCTTGAACAAACACTGGCCCCTCCCAG GTATCCTCATCTCAGCCCGCTGAACAAAGAGTCCTTTGACGTGGGCGCTGACATTTTTGCAAAGTTCTCCGCTTTCATCAAAAACAGCCCCAATAATGCCA TCCAAGAAAAGAACCTGCTGCGGGAGTTCAAACGTCTGGATAATTACCTGAACTCTCCTCTCCCGGAGGAAATTGACCACAACTCACGAGAAACGATCGGCATCTCCAAGCGCAAGTTCCTGGACGGCGACCGCCTCACCTTAGCTGACTGCAACCTGCTGCCCAAACTCCATGTTATCAGG GTTGCCGCTAAGAAGTACTGTGACTTTGACATTCCCCGCCAGTTCACCGGTGTGTGGCGATACCTGGAAAACGCCTCTGACAGAGACGAGTTCAAACAGACGTGTCCCGCCGACATTGAAATCGAGAAAGCTTACTTCTCTGTGGCCAGCAAGAGGAATTAA
- the urp1 gene encoding urotensin-related peptide 1 encodes MLSLALLYLVAVICSARRTHALPLYPDTNLEPHADFIQKLVSEVEDRPNTAEEEQREVNNLYPLLMQHNGGRDAWHKEMKDSAQQDKFANMVEDLKEVVLKMAAADKLRSQVFVRSDQNLPRTNKRACFWKYCVTN; translated from the exons ATGCTTTCTCTGGCTTTGCTTTACCTTGTCGCAGTGATTTGCTCTGCGAGACGGACACACGCTCTTCCTCTGTATCCTGACACCAACCTGGAGCCACATGCAG ATTTCATTCAGAAATTAGTGTCAGAAGTTGAGGACCGACCCaacactgctgaggaggagcagagagaggttAATAACCTGTATCCTCTACTGATGCAGCACAATGGAGGCAGAGACGCTTGGCATAAAG AAATGAAAGACTCAGCACAGCAAGACAAGTTTGCAAACATG GTCGAGGACCTCAAAGAAGTCGTTCTGAAGATGGCAGCGGCCGACAAACTCCGCTCTCAGGTTTTTGTCAGATCGGATCAGAACCTGCcaagaacaaacaaaagag CCTGTTTCTGGAAATACTGTGTGACCAACTAG